A genomic window from Rhizobium sp. 007 includes:
- a CDS encoding HAMP domain-containing sensor histidine kinase, with the protein MPEQQQGGNSTVDIAADGANGRPAGAFGGLSGKLLWLTVLFIMLAEVLIFFPSIASMRIRWLEDKLNTAAAAAIVIDGLQPVELPYALQKETLAATGTKAIVLRKEGTSRLLAMSSMPTSVDEQYDLTKATPISSMGDALDTLLFGGNRIIRVYGPVGETNMGVEVLMKEKPLRMAMLVYARNVLLLSVLISLFTATLIFFVINRILIRPIRRLTGNMQQFSADPENPQHVFVGDGGRDELAVAGRRLTAMQMELQKTLKQQKNLAALGLAVSKINHDMRNILASAQLMSDRLVDVDDPMVKSFAPKLLRTIDRAVGYTTEVLSFGQASESAPRRRRVRLYDLTQDVRDMLAIDPQSGVEFAEQMPPDIEVDADSEQLFRVIHNLCRNALQALTGETAPDGVKRITVSAQRVGSVVSIIVDDTGPGMPMKARQNLFAAFRGSARSGGTGLGLTIARELVLAHGGTIALVEKPAAGTQFRIEIPDRPVSLEDYRSRTQAEK; encoded by the coding sequence ATGCCGGAGCAACAGCAAGGCGGAAATTCGACTGTCGACATTGCGGCGGACGGCGCAAACGGCCGTCCGGCGGGTGCGTTCGGCGGCCTGTCGGGCAAGCTGCTTTGGCTGACCGTCCTGTTCATCATGCTCGCCGAAGTGCTGATCTTCTTCCCTTCCATTGCGAGCATGCGCATCCGCTGGCTGGAGGACAAGCTGAACACGGCTGCCGCCGCTGCCATCGTTATCGATGGCCTGCAGCCCGTCGAACTGCCGTACGCTTTGCAGAAGGAAACATTGGCGGCGACCGGCACGAAGGCGATCGTTCTTCGCAAGGAAGGTACCTCCAGGCTTCTCGCGATGAGCAGCATGCCGACATCCGTCGATGAGCAGTATGACCTGACCAAGGCCACGCCGATCAGTTCCATGGGAGACGCGCTGGATACGCTGCTTTTTGGCGGCAACCGCATCATCCGCGTTTACGGCCCGGTCGGCGAGACGAACATGGGCGTCGAAGTGCTGATGAAGGAAAAGCCGTTGCGCATGGCGATGCTCGTCTATGCACGCAATGTTCTGCTCCTCTCCGTGCTGATCTCGCTCTTTACCGCGACGCTGATTTTCTTCGTCATCAATCGCATCCTGATCCGCCCGATCCGCAGGCTGACCGGCAACATGCAGCAATTTTCAGCCGATCCGGAAAACCCGCAGCATGTCTTCGTGGGCGATGGCGGGCGCGACGAACTGGCGGTCGCGGGGCGGCGTCTGACGGCGATGCAGATGGAACTGCAAAAGACGCTGAAGCAGCAGAAGAATCTTGCGGCACTTGGCCTTGCGGTCTCAAAAATCAATCATGACATGCGCAACATCCTCGCCTCGGCGCAGCTGATGTCAGACCGTCTCGTAGATGTCGATGACCCGATGGTTAAGAGCTTCGCACCGAAGCTGCTGCGCACGATCGATCGCGCGGTCGGCTATACGACGGAAGTGCTCTCCTTTGGTCAGGCAAGCGAATCGGCGCCACGCCGACGGCGGGTCAGGCTCTACGATCTGACGCAGGACGTGCGGGATATGCTGGCGATAGATCCGCAGAGCGGCGTTGAGTTTGCCGAGCAGATGCCGCCGGACATAGAGGTCGATGCCGATAGCGAGCAGCTCTTCCGCGTGATTCACAATCTCTGCCGGAACGCGTTGCAGGCGTTGACCGGCGAAACTGCCCCTGACGGCGTCAAACGCATCACTGTCTCGGCGCAGCGTGTCGGCAGCGTCGTCAGCATCATCGTTGACGATACCGGGCCAGGCATGCCGATGAAGGCCCGGCAGAATCTCTTTGCGGCCTTCCGCGGTTCGGCCCGCAGCGGCGGCACAGGCCTCGGACTTACGATCGCGCGCGAACTGGTCCTTGCGCATGGCGGCACGATCGCCCTCGTCGAAAAGCCTGCTGCCGGCACGCAGTTCCGCATCGAAATCCCGGACCGGCCGGTTTCGCTGGAGGACTATCGTTCGCGCACCCAGGCGGAAAAGTGA
- a CDS encoding nuclear transport factor 2 family protein, with the protein MSNETKVNIEEEAIIAMLTMRASALGEKDAKGALSYETEDSVEFSLAPPLVYHGKDEAGLQAWFNTWEGPIGGDVCDAKLTVGGDVAFWSGLTRMTGTKTDGTEVDLWFRQTLGLVKRDGRWMVSHQHASVPFAMDGSGRALLDLKP; encoded by the coding sequence ATGAGCAACGAAACCAAAGTCAATATCGAAGAAGAGGCGATTATCGCCATGCTAACGATGCGCGCTTCCGCGCTCGGCGAAAAAGATGCCAAGGGCGCGCTTTCCTACGAAACCGAGGATTCTGTCGAGTTTTCGCTAGCACCGCCGCTCGTCTATCACGGCAAGGACGAGGCAGGCCTGCAGGCGTGGTTCAATACCTGGGAAGGTCCGATCGGTGGCGATGTTTGCGATGCCAAGCTAACGGTCGGCGGAGACGTTGCTTTCTGGAGTGGTCTGACGCGCATGACGGGAACTAAAACTGACGGCACCGAGGTCGATCTTTGGTTTCGTCAAACCCTTGGTCTGGTGAAGCGCGATGGCCGCTGGATGGTGTCCCACCAACATGCATCCGTGCCATTCGCCATGGATGGAAGCGGTCGCGCTCTGCTCGATCTCAAACCTTAA
- a CDS encoding adenylate/guanylate cyclase domain-containing protein, whose product MDRKLSAILAADVVGYSALMERDEAGTFERLRAGRKELFEPEIARHHGQIFKLMGDGMLAEFGSVVDAVECAVSLQRGLAERNAAVPEDQRIRVRIGINLGEVIVEGEDRYGEGVNVAARLQQLADPGGICVSAKVAREVEKKLAFGFEPMGEQKVKNIAEPVHAFRVIFEGQAPRQPARSSPPRWVWAVAAVPVLILVLAGTVWQLWPTATVSGKPSVAVLPFDNYGGDEATGRLADGLIEDIITDLAGFPEFQVIARNSTEQYRDKPAVPSEVGKALGAGFVVEGSIQRQSDRVRITAQLIDAKTGKHLWSQRWDRPDEDLFAIQIEISEQISNRLGGGAGLVQEAGRITAHRKPPENLNAYELYLLGTEKLEQVNQADVEEAVRLLTRAVELDPGLARAWVELSHSHGFLSNFGVEPENNRALSTDAAERAVQLDPSDAEAHAVYAITLGDRGEFERAKAEFDTALRLAPGQFEVLTFYIGWASTFGEPERGAQLVDKAVSLNPAFPMWSARIFTYAYFMAGRYEDALRMLDRLTPENYGRKHWVMRSGALAALGRTEEAKVSVTDALRRFPNLTVEGFVNIPGFNEAERQRLIETMRLAAFPDCAKAEELAKIKKPLRLPECASP is encoded by the coding sequence ATGGACCGCAAGCTTTCCGCCATCCTCGCTGCTGATGTCGTGGGCTATTCCGCGCTGATGGAACGCGACGAGGCTGGCACATTCGAGCGCCTTCGTGCGGGACGCAAGGAACTATTTGAGCCGGAGATTGCCCGCCATCACGGCCAGATTTTCAAGCTAATGGGCGACGGGATGCTCGCTGAATTTGGCAGCGTGGTGGACGCCGTGGAATGCGCCGTCTCGCTGCAGCGCGGGCTGGCAGAACGGAATGCCGCCGTTCCCGAGGACCAGCGGATCCGGGTCAGGATCGGCATCAATCTCGGCGAGGTGATCGTCGAGGGCGAGGACCGATATGGCGAGGGCGTCAATGTCGCGGCCAGGCTTCAGCAACTGGCAGACCCGGGCGGCATCTGTGTCTCGGCGAAGGTCGCCAGGGAGGTTGAGAAGAAGCTGGCTTTCGGCTTCGAGCCGATGGGCGAGCAGAAGGTGAAGAATATCGCCGAACCGGTGCACGCCTTCCGCGTCATCTTTGAGGGACAAGCCCCACGCCAACCAGCGCGGTCATCGCCTCCGCGCTGGGTTTGGGCAGTAGCAGCCGTGCCAGTCCTTATTCTGGTTTTGGCCGGAACGGTCTGGCAATTGTGGCCGACTGCGACAGTAAGCGGCAAACCGTCGGTAGCGGTGCTGCCGTTCGATAACTATGGCGGCGACGAGGCGACCGGACGCCTCGCCGATGGCCTCATTGAGGACATAATCACCGATCTCGCGGGGTTCCCTGAATTCCAGGTGATCGCCCGTAACTCGACTGAACAATACCGGGACAAACCCGCCGTGCCGAGTGAAGTGGGTAAGGCGCTTGGCGCAGGATTTGTGGTCGAGGGTTCCATCCAGCGTCAGTCTGACCGCGTAAGAATTACGGCGCAGCTCATCGACGCCAAAACGGGCAAACATCTTTGGTCGCAGCGCTGGGACCGGCCGGACGAGGACTTGTTCGCAATCCAGATCGAAATTTCCGAGCAGATTTCCAACCGCCTCGGCGGCGGCGCAGGTTTGGTCCAGGAGGCGGGCCGCATCACCGCCCACCGGAAGCCGCCCGAGAATCTCAATGCCTACGAACTTTATCTGCTCGGCACCGAAAAACTCGAGCAAGTCAATCAGGCGGATGTCGAGGAGGCCGTCAGGCTGCTCACCCGCGCGGTCGAATTGGACCCTGGCCTTGCCCGTGCCTGGGTCGAACTTAGCCATTCCCACGGGTTCCTGTCCAACTTCGGCGTCGAACCCGAAAATAACCGGGCTCTCTCTACCGACGCTGCCGAGCGCGCCGTCCAGCTCGATCCGAGCGATGCCGAGGCGCATGCTGTTTATGCCATCACTCTAGGTGACAGAGGCGAATTCGAGCGCGCCAAGGCAGAGTTCGACACAGCGCTACGCCTTGCTCCCGGCCAGTTCGAGGTTCTGACTTTTTACATCGGTTGGGCCTCGACCTTCGGCGAGCCTGAGCGCGGCGCGCAACTGGTCGACAAGGCGGTCAGTCTCAACCCCGCTTTTCCGATGTGGAGCGCCAGGATTTTCACTTACGCCTACTTCATGGCGGGCCGGTATGAGGATGCCCTGCGGATGCTGGACCGCTTGACGCCGGAAAACTATGGAAGGAAACACTGGGTGATGCGTTCTGGCGCGCTTGCGGCTCTTGGCCGAACTGAAGAGGCGAAGGTCTCAGTAACGGACGCACTCAGGCGGTTTCCCAATTTGACGGTCGAGGGATTTGTCAATATTCCCGGATTCAATGAAGCGGAGCGCCAGCGGTTGATCGAAACCATGCGGCTCGCCGCCTTCCCGGACTGCGCCAAGGCGGAAGAGCTCGCGAAGATAAAGAAGCCGCTGCGCCTGCCGGAGTGTGCTTCGCCGTAA
- a CDS encoding adenylate/guanylate cyclase domain-containing protein, whose amino-acid sequence MSTEHVERRLTAILAADISGYSRLMGNDEEGTLAQLKEHRRALVDRKINEHRGRIVKTTGDGMLVEFASVVEAVRCAVEIQRGMAERNVAAPAGQRIEFRVGINVGDIIIEDDDIFGDGVNVAARLEGLAEPGGICVSGRVQEDAQGKLDIAFEDIGEQKLKNIARPVRAFRVRLDATAAPAPAGWRRGLLAALALMILLTAGALWAGLGSEWKFLSILRSGDQFTKSAEVGTKPAIAILPFLNQSDDSAREYFADGLTQDIINALGRFSALTVMSWNAVFPYKGKPASPEEIGRGLAVSYLVEGSVRQTGDRVRVIAQLVDTRQGRVIWSARFEEALADVFALQDNIVTRIVRVLAIRVTQIEQNRVFAKPTENLAAYDYVLRARPALQSPTHANNVEARALLRRAIELDPNYAAAYAALAETYHIASSMGWAESPSAFLSRAEELAIKALSLDDSDVRARITLGHIHLFRQRYNQAKVEIERAIAINPNDAHGLAGRGTILLWLGQTDEAIEALEQAQHIDPDLNAIDRFALSLAYYLKRRYDAAIEQAELSLRTTAGANFSRILLAAAYAQDDRAEDAARVVTMIRRIDPTFDPQEFGTKFLSSGDLEHLRDGFRKARLYPVTGDLPPAERMNR is encoded by the coding sequence TTGTCAACCGAGCATGTAGAGCGGCGACTTACGGCCATTCTAGCGGCCGACATCTCCGGCTACAGCCGGCTGATGGGCAACGACGAGGAAGGTACGCTCGCCCAGCTGAAGGAGCATCGGCGTGCTCTGGTCGACCGAAAGATCAACGAACACCGCGGGCGGATTGTCAAGACCACCGGCGATGGGATGCTGGTCGAGTTCGCGAGTGTGGTCGAGGCCGTGCGCTGCGCCGTCGAGATCCAGCGCGGCATGGCGGAACGCAATGTCGCGGCGCCGGCAGGACAACGTATCGAGTTCCGCGTCGGCATCAATGTCGGCGACATCATCATCGAGGATGACGACATTTTCGGGGATGGCGTCAACGTGGCGGCTCGCCTGGAGGGGCTCGCGGAGCCTGGCGGCATCTGCGTATCGGGCCGCGTGCAGGAAGACGCGCAAGGCAAGCTCGACATTGCCTTTGAGGATATCGGCGAACAGAAGCTCAAGAACATCGCTCGGCCGGTGCGCGCCTTTCGCGTGCGGCTCGACGCCACGGCCGCCCCGGCGCCCGCCGGCTGGCGCCGGGGATTGCTCGCCGCTCTGGCTCTGATGATTTTGCTTACTGCAGGCGCGCTGTGGGCCGGTCTTGGCTCTGAGTGGAAATTTCTCAGCATTCTGCGCTCTGGCGATCAATTCACAAAAAGTGCTGAAGTCGGCACAAAACCCGCGATCGCCATTCTCCCGTTCCTGAACCAGAGCGACGATTCGGCTCGTGAGTATTTCGCGGATGGATTGACGCAGGATATCATCAACGCACTGGGTCGGTTCTCCGCGCTGACCGTGATGTCGTGGAACGCTGTCTTCCCCTACAAGGGAAAGCCCGCAAGCCCGGAGGAGATCGGCCGCGGTCTCGCCGTCAGCTATCTGGTCGAAGGCAGCGTCCGCCAGACCGGCGACCGCGTGCGGGTCATCGCGCAACTCGTCGACACAAGGCAGGGACGGGTGATTTGGTCTGCACGCTTCGAGGAGGCGCTGGCGGACGTGTTCGCGCTGCAGGACAACATTGTCACTCGCATCGTCAGAGTCCTGGCGATTCGCGTGACGCAGATCGAACAAAATCGGGTGTTCGCAAAGCCAACCGAAAATCTCGCAGCCTATGATTACGTGCTGCGCGCCAGGCCGGCATTGCAGAGCCCGACGCATGCAAACAATGTGGAGGCGCGCGCCCTGCTCAGACGCGCCATCGAGCTTGACCCGAACTACGCTGCTGCCTATGCGGCACTTGCCGAAACCTATCACATTGCCAGCTCGATGGGCTGGGCGGAATCGCCAAGCGCCTTCCTGAGCCGTGCCGAGGAACTGGCAATCAAGGCGCTGAGCCTTGATGATTCCGACGTGCGCGCGCGCATCACTCTCGGCCACATCCACCTCTTTCGTCAGAGATACAACCAGGCAAAGGTTGAGATCGAGCGCGCCATTGCGATCAATCCGAACGATGCTCACGGCCTCGCCGGGCGCGGCACCATCCTGTTGTGGCTGGGACAGACGGATGAGGCGATCGAGGCCTTGGAGCAGGCGCAGCATATCGACCCCGATCTCAATGCGATCGATCGCTTTGCGCTGAGCCTGGCCTACTATCTGAAACGGCGTTACGACGCGGCGATCGAACAGGCGGAACTTAGTCTTCGAACAACTGCCGGCGCGAACTTCAGCCGTATCCTGCTGGCGGCCGCCTATGCACAAGACGATCGAGCGGAGGACGCCGCGCGTGTCGTGACTATGATACGCCGCATCGACCCAACCTTCGACCCGCAGGAGTTCGGAACCAAGTTTCTAAGCTCTGGCGATCTCGAACATCTGCGCGACGGATTCCGCAAGGCCCGCCTCTACCCCGTCACAGGCGACCTGCCACCGGCCGAGAGAATGAACCGCTAA
- a CDS encoding YHS domain-containing (seleno)protein codes for MHNVSRRNAIRLVLAVAAALFATSMPSFATEAVPLAIKGYDPVAYFTIGSPTRGLPEIEYEWDEHRYLFANAEHRELFKADPVRYAPEFGNFCAMALALGELDEANPENWLISDGKLYIFSKPAPMGPALFQQDLDANIAKANQNRALLQGH; via the coding sequence ATGCACAATGTCTCTCGGCGAAATGCCATTCGCCTCGTTCTGGCGGTCGCAGCCGCCCTGTTTGCGACCTCGATGCCCTCTTTTGCCACGGAAGCGGTTCCGCTGGCGATCAAGGGTTATGACCCGGTCGCCTATTTCACCATCGGAAGCCCCACGCGCGGGCTGCCGGAGATCGAGTACGAATGGGACGAGCACCGCTACCTCTTCGCGAACGCCGAGCATCGCGAGCTTTTCAAGGCCGATCCTGTTCGCTACGCGCCAGAGTTCGGAAATTTTTGTGCAATGGCGCTGGCCCTGGGCGAGCTCGACGAGGCCAACCCGGAGAACTGGCTGATCAGCGACGGAAAGCTTTATATTTTCAGCAAACCGGCCCCGATGGGACCCGCGCTCTTCCAGCAGGACCTTGATGCGAACATCGCGAAGGCCAACCAGAACCGCGCGCTACTTCAAGGACATTAG
- a CDS encoding BA14K family protein has product MKRLAIVTLSLVTALTSVPSAMAFPTVAVPKIEVPEAQPVQYRRYRGGYNRGYRGGYRGYRGHRHHNGDDDWAWALGGLATGAVIGGLLAQPRYYGPSYYDQGYYGPTYYRPRYYAPRYYRQVYSGGNAHTRWCYARYRSYRAYDNTFQPFYGSRRACASPYY; this is encoded by the coding sequence ATGAAAAGGTTAGCAATCGTTACCCTGTCGCTGGTGACGGCGCTGACGAGCGTCCCGTCGGCCATGGCGTTTCCCACCGTTGCCGTGCCGAAGATCGAAGTCCCAGAGGCGCAGCCGGTCCAGTACAGGCGTTACCGTGGCGGCTACAACCGTGGATACCGGGGCGGCTATCGAGGTTACCGCGGGCATAGACACCACAATGGTGACGACGATTGGGCTTGGGCACTCGGCGGGCTCGCGACCGGCGCAGTTATCGGCGGATTGCTGGCGCAGCCGAGGTATTATGGCCCCAGCTACTACGATCAGGGCTACTACGGGCCGACCTATTACCGTCCGCGCTACTACGCGCCACGCTATTACCGCCAGGTCTATTCTGGCGGCAACGCACATACGCGCTGGTGCTATGCGCGCTACCGGTCCTACAGGGCTTACGACAACACGTTCCAGCCCTTCTACGGTTCGCGACGCGCGTGCGCCTCACCCTACTATTGA
- a CDS encoding VOC family protein, with translation MAGNSGKQHPALRVKTHGIILGTERFAECVRFYRDILELPVWFEKDQLVCLHFGDGYLMIETGGMAREERKPNQENPTMLRLNVMDVEGAAAELEARGVSVEIKRFTWGTVGTFIDPDGNACELKNADDPFFS, from the coding sequence ATGGCTGGAAATTCTGGTAAGCAGCATCCGGCACTTCGAGTAAAAACGCATGGCATCATACTTGGGACTGAGCGTTTCGCGGAATGCGTTCGCTTCTATCGGGACATTTTGGAGTTGCCCGTTTGGTTCGAGAAAGACCAGCTTGTATGTCTGCACTTTGGCGACGGCTATCTCATGATTGAAACAGGTGGAATGGCCCGAGAGGAGCGAAAGCCCAACCAGGAAAATCCGACCATGCTGAGATTGAACGTCATGGACGTTGAGGGCGCAGCTGCCGAATTGGAAGCCAGAGGCGTCTCCGTGGAAATCAAACGGTTCACCTGGGGCACGGTCGGAACGTTCATCGATCCCGATGGCAATGCCTGCGAACTGAAGAACGCGGACGATCCGTTTTTCTCTTGA
- a CDS encoding helix-turn-helix transcriptional regulator: MPKPSVRAYSHYSRDALVLLSQMIKRARIERTLTTQELADRAGISRGLLQRIEKGDPGCAIGAVFEVAAIVGIRLFDADQATLAIGISANTSTLALLPKSVRPSGRKVEDDF, translated from the coding sequence GTGCCAAAACCGTCAGTCCGTGCTTATTCCCATTACAGTCGCGATGCCCTGGTTCTGTTGAGCCAGATGATCAAGCGTGCGCGCATCGAACGGACGCTGACCACCCAGGAGCTTGCCGACCGCGCCGGCATATCACGCGGCCTCCTACAGAGAATCGAGAAGGGCGATCCGGGCTGCGCCATAGGGGCTGTATTCGAGGTCGCCGCGATAGTGGGCATCCGGCTGTTTGATGCCGACCAGGCGACGCTCGCCATAGGCATTTCCGCCAACACCTCGACCTTGGCCCTTTTGCCCAAGTCCGTACGCCCGTCAGGAAGGAAGGTGGAGGATGACTTCTAA
- a CDS encoding HipA domain-containing protein, which produces MTSKSDYQEAFVWVWLPGSTEPVVAGRLAREGAALIFNYGRSYIARTDAISLFEPELPLQAGALPLQPGLSMPSCLRDASPDAWGRRVIVNRRLGQKGAQVDTTELDELTYLLESGSDRIGALDFQNSAAIYVPRQASAASLDELINAAKHVEEGVPLTPDLDAALLHGSSIGGARPKALIDAGDEKYIAKFSSQGDIYSVVKAEFIAMKLAAAAGIDAAPVLMKRAGGKDVLFIRRFDRGPSQEGWRRRAMVSALTMLGLDEMMARYASYEELATIVRHRFESPKETLRELFSRLVFNILCGNTDDHARNHAAFWNGKGLSLTPAYDICPQARTGREAGQAMLITGDKRLSQIAVGLEAAPAFLLSEGEATAIAAGQITVIRDRWDTVCEEAGLSQVDKQLFWRRQFLSPFAFEGAPTALKALVG; this is translated from the coding sequence ATGACTTCTAAGAGCGACTATCAGGAAGCCTTCGTCTGGGTGTGGTTGCCTGGCTCAACCGAACCGGTAGTGGCTGGCCGTCTGGCGCGCGAAGGAGCGGCGCTGATCTTCAACTATGGACGAAGCTATATCGCCCGTACCGATGCCATCTCGCTTTTCGAGCCCGAATTGCCTCTGCAGGCGGGCGCATTGCCGCTGCAGCCGGGTCTTTCTATGCCCAGCTGTTTGCGTGACGCATCGCCTGATGCGTGGGGACGGCGGGTCATCGTCAACAGGCGGCTGGGACAAAAAGGTGCCCAGGTCGATACGACGGAGCTAGATGAGCTGACCTATCTTCTGGAGTCGGGCTCGGATCGGATAGGAGCGCTCGATTTTCAGAATTCCGCCGCCATTTATGTACCGCGGCAGGCCTCGGCCGCCTCGCTTGACGAACTTATCAACGCCGCCAAGCATGTAGAAGAGGGCGTGCCTTTAACCCCCGATCTGGATGCGGCGCTGCTCCATGGAAGCTCCATCGGTGGGGCGCGCCCCAAAGCGTTGATCGATGCTGGCGACGAGAAATACATCGCCAAGTTCTCTTCACAAGGCGACATCTACAGCGTCGTGAAGGCCGAGTTCATTGCGATGAAGCTGGCGGCGGCTGCCGGCATCGATGCCGCGCCGGTCCTGATGAAGCGTGCGGGCGGCAAGGATGTACTTTTTATCCGGCGTTTTGATCGCGGACCGTCACAGGAAGGATGGCGCCGCCGGGCCATGGTCTCAGCACTGACGATGCTCGGCCTTGATGAAATGATGGCCCGCTATGCCAGCTACGAAGAGTTGGCGACCATCGTCAGGCACCGGTTTGAAAGCCCCAAAGAGACCCTGCGCGAGCTCTTCTCGCGCCTCGTCTTCAACATCCTTTGCGGCAATACCGATGATCATGCCCGCAACCACGCCGCATTCTGGAATGGCAAGGGCCTGTCTCTTACGCCTGCCTACGATATCTGTCCGCAGGCCCGAACCGGCAGAGAAGCCGGTCAGGCGATGCTGATTACGGGCGACAAGCGGTTGAGCCAGATCGCCGTAGGCCTTGAGGCGGCCCCGGCATTCTTGCTGTCCGAGGGCGAGGCGACCGCTATCGCAGCCGGGCAGATCACCGTCATACGCGATCGCTGGGACACCGTCTGCGAAGAGGCTGGACTCAGTCAGGTCGACAAGCAGCTGTTCTGGCGCCGGCAGTTTCTCAGTCCTTTCGCGTTCGAGGGCGCTCCCACCGCCCTGAAGGCGCTAGTGGGTTGA
- a CDS encoding aminoacyl-tRNA deacylase, with translation MTIAGKLQDYIAGEGIAYDTVAHHRTATTSQSAQAAHIPGSRLAKSVVVHHEMGYVLAVVPSTHRIELSTLQDLMNRRLGLASEEEVSLLFSDCDIGAVPPIGPAYDVPVILDESLGDASDVYFEGGDHKTLVHVSGPNFRSLMKDAQIARFSHLP, from the coding sequence ATGACGATCGCGGGAAAACTTCAGGACTATATCGCCGGTGAGGGTATCGCTTACGACACCGTCGCTCATCACCGCACAGCAACAACCAGCCAGTCGGCGCAGGCTGCGCATATTCCGGGCAGCAGGCTGGCCAAATCCGTGGTCGTACATCACGAAATGGGGTACGTCCTAGCCGTTGTTCCGAGCACACACCGGATCGAGCTCTCCACATTGCAGGATCTGATGAACAGGCGTCTTGGCCTAGCCTCGGAGGAGGAGGTTAGCTTGCTTTTTTCGGATTGCGACATTGGCGCGGTACCACCCATCGGACCCGCTTACGATGTGCCCGTGATCCTCGACGAAAGCCTCGGCGACGCGAGCGACGTCTATTTCGAAGGCGGTGACCACAAGACACTCGTGCACGTCAGTGGGCCTAATTTTCGCAGCCTGATGAAGGATGCGCAAATCGCCCGCTTCAGCCACCTGCCTTAG